Proteins encoded within one genomic window of Chitinispirillales bacterium:
- a CDS encoding IS1 family transposase, protein CCFSKKMLNHFKAFNLAFFYINWGYV, encoded by the coding sequence CCTGCTGTTTTTCAAAGAAAATGCTAAACCATTTCAAAGCATTTAACCTTGCTTTCTTTTATATCAATTGGGGGTATGTGTGA